CACAGTTTCATTAATGAACTGCAAATCATCATGGACTTGAAAAAATGAGATTATATACACATGGaaataatgaagaaaaaaatatagtataTAAGAGTAGTATACAAGAAAGCTTGTAATATTCTGTATTCACCTGAAATGTATATGTCATTGATTTGTATTCTTTCCATGTGACTCCGGAGTTAGGATCTTCGCGCCTTTTGAGTATGGATTCATGTTCTTCCTAAAAGGCAGAAAAATTTGAAGGGTCAAGATGAAGAAACTGAGAATGTCAAAAGCCACAAAAATAGTTCAAAGGATGAAGAGTAGTTTTTAATTAACAACATACTTGTAGTTGCTTGAGGACCAAGGGATTGTGAGAAAGGACTTTGATGGCGTAAGTGATTGCGAGAGAAGTGGTTTCAAAGCTTGCAAAGAGGAGGACAAACATGAGGTCCAAGGCTATGGCTTCTGTGAGGATTGTTCCCTCTTTCTTGAGTTCTTCAACTACATAGTCAAAGAAATCACTCTGCTCTTTCCTTGGCTTTGCTCTTCTTTCCTCAAGCATCTTCTTCAGCATCTTCATTGCCCTTTTCCTACCCTatgaacaaattaaacaaacaacaCATGCTCCTTCATTCAGACATTCTAGGTTGTGATGCACAGTTTGCCAAATAATGCTACAACATTCAAAGAAAGAACTCAAAAGAGCTTATTATGATTTATATACTAATAACTATTGCTTTTGATTGAAGAAATTACCTGAAGACATTTATGATATGCTGTTCCTGGTAGGTCAAGAGGGAAGGAGATAAGTCCTTGTATAAATGCAACAAAGTTCTCCCTTAGATTCTCTGATGAATTCTTGGAGTCATAACTGATGAGTTTTTTGGCAGTTAAATCAAATATCATCTGCATGGAGGTACAGACACAAATCAAACCATgtttagaagaagaataagaagattatgatatattttgattatgtATTAACGAATGAATGAATTTCATACCGTGGCTGTTGCTTCTTTGAGTTCAACAGTGTCCTGGCATGACCAATGTTGTAAGGAAGTGCATGCTGCATGTTCAACCTCAGAGAGCATCTTCTTAAGGCTTTCAGGACCAAAGAGACTCAGCACCATGTTCTTGAGGTACTTGTACATGAATCCATGTAATGATCCTACATTCTGTCTCCCAAAGATCTCTGTGAATGTGTCAGGGTACCAACTCTGGAACACTTGTCCCTCTTGCTGGAATATGAAGTAATTCAGATCAGGGTCTGTTGATACCACCACTGGTCTCCCCACCAAGTTAGTCTTGAATATTGATCCATACCTGAaaaaaagagattcaaaatcaGTCACTGTTTGTAACTAACTTATAAGGTTTCATTGGTCAACAACTGAAATAGTTATATATACCTTTTGATCCTGTGCTTGATGAAGGGAGAAATGTCATCAGAAGTGTTAGGAGAGAAGAACTGAAGGGTCTCACCAACAAGTGGCAACCCCATTGAACCTGGTGGAAGCCTTCCGTTGCATGTGGGACTCTTCCATCTATAAGCCAAAAATGTTGGCAAGATAATGATCAATGCTACAAGATACAGAGGCCACATTTTTCTTCcttagagaagaaaagaatgaataaaaaatatagctagagagaagagaggagaagagaagaaaactaaaaaagGAGTGGACAGGTTCAGAGTGAGTAACAGCAAGaactaagaagaaaaagaggctTGAGAGTTGAGAAGATAGTGTTGGATTTGCATACATATCAGCATGTTACAAGATCCTTTTATATAGGGAGAGGTCACTTCATGAGCCTGTTGAAGaagataataataacaataataataatagtggtgatactaatattattaataaaataatgtatttattttggcTTCCCCTTATAGTATTTCGTGAAGTTGGTTGTTCAAAAAGCTGTACAAGTAGTTGGAGATAGAATAGAATAATTGGAGTTATATCTGTCTATATATTTAGACCACTTTATTTGCTTTGTCAACGGCATCAACATATATGATGTGTGTTATTGAAGAGATTAATTTGCAAACATATGATGATATGAATCTTACTTGATGCTTCCTCTCTCCCAcgtcttatttatttatttatttgttttagtttCCTATTATCCTGATTGTGATTGCAGCAAATAAAGAGTGCATATAACACGAAACTGAAGAAGCACGAGGCAGAATTGTGGCAGTTTTTTTAGGAGATATTGTGGGTATTCCCTAGATTTGATGAGAGAGTTGAAGCTGATGAGAGAGTAGTGATGAGGTTCATAGAATCTGAAAGTAAATCTTCCAAAGGATCATTTAATGCTTCAAAAAGTCCTTAAACTTGTGTGTCTCTACTAATGAATGCCTTAACCAACTTCATTCAAAATCTTGCAATATCTATGCTAAATTCTCAGTCTCTCTCATGTTGATGCATGCCACACATGCTAATATAGCaaataccaatcaataatctttctatagatagatagatcatagataataataataatctcatCATAGGTCCTAACTAAATTCTGTGCTTCAGCGGATTGTGTACACAAAATTCGAGTTATGGTGcagttgcaatttttttttttttgaaaaaaaaaatcaccgggtaaagaagaagaaacttaCAAAAATGATGCATAGTCAAAATTACCGAACAATATTTGAAAATGTAACttctttaaatataaaaaaaattaatgtgcaTTTAAAAAATGCAtgctaatatatattttaccgtgaaattaataataacgtattatattttataattccATTAATATTCTTATATTATatgatgttatttttattttaaaataatttattttagcataaatggttatattatttattaaatttaatatttaaaagtaagattttgttaattagttatataaaaaattttaaattgtatacACTGATTATGTATAAAATCAACTGATTTAACccgttttattttttattaatttaggaCCTAATTTACGTTTTTAAAATATACCTGATAAAATATTAGGTCGAATCTAAATCTAATTAAACCTAGTGTGATTCGGTCTATGCACAACCTTAATACTACATACTACACTTTTATGAAAATTGTGGTATTTGAATAGGAAATGAATTTTGGAAACACAATGAGTTTGTTTGgaaatttataaattagaattcatttaagaattatttttttttgttttgaaacaaataaaaataaattacttaaattcttttgaaaattttaattcttgttttttcTTCATTTATAAATAAGATCAAAAGGGGTCTGAGTTTGAAATTAATTCTCACACCaaacaaatttaatatattaaatgtcaaaaatatctctctttatttatatattttaataataagtgaatgtttaataaaataattttgttcttgacaaaattataaaaaaaaattaactcataTAAGAGTTATTCCAAACtaaagaattaaattttattttatttaatctatGACACTATTTACATATAAGATTTTGTTTGAATTTcgttatatatattaaatatgttttttGGTGTTTATTGTTGCATTTAAACatctaattaatttattctgtgAATCAATTCCTCAAGCCAGCATAAATCGCCATGTATGTCATGAATGATGATGCCTTAGCTTAAATCTCAAGGCAGCCATATCCATCCATTCATACATTGAAGTATGTCTTGATTCCAATTGGAGGGTTCGTTGTAGCTAGAATTGCATCCAACAAACTATACTACGTGACCCTTGTATTCATTTTTGGAGACAAAATTAACAGTAATTCTAATGCTGATTCTAGAAATCTAGCTAGGTCAAAAGAGAGACTAATTGAGCACCGTCCCATCAACCCATTGAGCCACGGACTTGACCAAAATTTGCAGCAATTACCATGATATAGGTAGGTCACTGTGTGTATTATGTTCCACAAAATTCTTCTTGCCTTTTAACTTTAATaccattaatttaatttaaattacgTTTTATTAGGGTGTTGGATAGTTCCTTTTCCTATGCATAATTCCagactagataaataaaatcaaagagcAATTGGATGAAATGTAACAGATTTTCTGGTCAATAATCTCCCAAATACCTGGCACAAGGTTTCCAGTTCCTTTACATACTGTATGTGTATTATAGCACACAGATTCTATGAGctaataataactatatattatatataagagGCTAATTAAGCCCATAGAATGTCAAGTTGGTTGTGCTTCTTGGATGGTATACAGGATGTCATGGGACAGTACTAATATTTGGATCCATAATTGGTGATTTGGAgtgataaattttgtttttttaattaatagttataaaataattttataataaaaatttaattaatattgactaattaaaaattaattctttatacTTCTTGCTTCTTATAATATGAGGATACATGTAATTTcaataggaaaaaaaaagggggggagGAATAAAATCCTAGTGTAAcgtatacatacatatatatagattcTAACAAAATTTCCTGTTTTTTCTAATAAATCTTATGcatttgataaaatttaaaacatcattttcatatacaTCACAGACAGCCAAGTACGTACAGAACAAATTAAATCTAAGATGTTccaacaaattattattatctcTGGCACAGTTAGCATGTCCCTCTTCATAATTTGattattatcttttcaatacTCAAAATTGAAATGGGTGAATCCATATATAGTATTCCATGAGAATGACACAGATTGCTTAACTGTTTTGGCATATACTTGGAAAGGTACTGTTGAAGCGGATCTCAATAATAATGCCATATCAGTGCGTGAagcctatatatatatagtagtttAAGTACATAATTAATCAAACTTGTTTAATGAATAGgtttatatacatatacatattacTAATACAATATGTATGAAGTAGTCTACTATTCTTttactctctcttctctcaacATATCGTCCATtgtgttaaaaaattaagattagCATAGCAAATGTATGATTATTCTAATAAGATTGGAAATTCTAATGGATGGAGTAAGGCATTAAGGGAGGGCCCCACGTGTCTGAATGTAAAATGGCACAAAATCTCATGGTGGGTACCCATATGGAGCTGGTCCAATTCAAAGAGATCCATCCATCTCTTCCTACTCCATGTTCCACCAAATGTGCTAATAAGTTCATCTTTTTTAGTTAGTTGACTGGAGATTTGATGATGCAAGCTGACTGGTTGATCAATATGttaaatattcaattattcCTTCCATCTCtcagttattagtttattggcTCTCTAGTAATAAGAATTGtaacattatattatattatattatatgtgAAGAAATGAAGATACATTGTGTCATTTGTGTGTCCTAGAATGTATGTAGACCACACCAATAATGAGGACTGGAGTTCATGAGTTAGAAAAAACTGTATCCTGTTCCTACACCTCTTGTGTAGTAATTGAAAACTAAGGGCAGTCGACATGGGCTAAATTCATTGGGTTAGTCTGTTTATTCATTTAAATAGACggattttatctttaaaattaagtCCGTTTAAATTTTGGGCTAAATGGGTTGAATCTGATTAATCCGAAAAAAATGACGGATTAAACAGGtggttcatttatttttaaaaaaaaaaaagcagtaCTTTTAGTTGATATTTCTTTTGATTCGACTCGAAAATCCGACCAAtcgactaaaaaaattattatttttaaaggtTTTTGACTTAAAAGtggtattttttgtcaaaatatttttcaaaaaataaaattaaatgataaacgAATTAGCCCGTTTAATCCATTGGACTGACCATAAACGATCCGAACCAAAAAATTTTGCCTCGCAAATAAAACGAATTTAAACAAGTCAACCCATTTAACCCACAGACTTAATAGATCGAACTTAAATAGACAGAATTAACCCGTTTGACAATCCTAttgaaaacacaaaatataaggttataataatttaactcCTGCCATATCTATACTAATAAAGAATCTATCACTTAgattccttctttttcttcccaAAACAATAAGgatataaacataaaatttaatctaGATTTCTGTATTATGTTTTGTTATAATGgaaatatgttttaaaaaaatcacattataaatataatttccaTTAATCAGTTCAGTCAATATCTACTCTTAATTATttgtttcattttcattttgagACACAAATTTTTATTCGAACTGTACCTGTTTATTATCTAATgattagaaaaaaaatgttatttatacactaaaattagttattaaaatcagatataaatatatttatgtataaatatatgtggtttaatttattttcaatatatatctatattttaacatatattttatacttatgGCTAAATTTTAGTATACGACTAATATAGTTGAATAATtcatcactacaaaaaaaacgTTAAATACTGTCGAATTTAGCGTCGGAAGTTAGCGACGAATTTGACAAAAAATTCAGCGGGATAAAAGTTACTGTCAGATTTAATTTTGCAACGGTAAAGTCACTGGAAATAATTGGAgggaacaaaaaaagaaaattggcgCAActattaccgtcggatttaggGGTGAAAAAATTCGACGGTAAGGTAATTAAATAAAACGTGCCGTTTTGGTCACAAGTTATGTGTTACTGGCAGATTTTTTCGACAGTAAATCTACCGGTAAAATTAATCCTAAATTCGAATTTGCGAACCCTTCCTCTTCATTTGTGCAACATCGCAACCTcacttct
The Arachis duranensis cultivar V14167 chromosome 5, aradu.V14167.gnm2.J7QH, whole genome shotgun sequence genome window above contains:
- the LOC107488082 gene encoding cytochrome P450 87A3-like, with product MWPLYLVALIIILPTFLAYRWKSPTCNGRLPPGSMGLPLVGETLQFFSPNTSDDISPFIKHRIKRYGSIFKTNLVGRPVVVSTDPDLNYFIFQQEGQVFQSWYPDTFTEIFGRQNVGSLHGFMYKYLKNMVLSLFGPESLKKMLSEVEHAACTSLQHWSCQDTVELKEATATMIFDLTAKKLISYDSKNSSENLRENFVAFIQGLISFPLDLPGTAYHKCLQGRKRAMKMLKKMLEERRAKPRKEQSDFFDYVVEELKKEGTILTEAIALDLMFVLLFASFETTSLAITYAIKVLSHNPLVLKQLQEEHESILKRREDPNSGVTWKEYKSMTYTFQFINETVRLANIVPGIFRKALREINFKGYTIPAGWAVMVCPPAVHLSPAKYQDPLSFNPSRWEGIELNGATRQFMAFGGGMRFCVGTDFTKVQMAVFIHCLVTKYRWNPIKGGNITRTPGLQFPDGFHVQMIKRDQSNQE